One Paenibacillus crassostreae DNA segment encodes these proteins:
- the bshC gene encoding bacillithiol biosynthesis cysteine-adding enzyme BshC, translated as MEVVTEPLQAGSALANDYIHHYEKVVPLYGEDYHQDITWIDRVQWLDNTEDRRVNRHALVDILKQYNEKHNSHAAVYTSLQLLEKPGTLVVTGGQQSGLFTGSLLVVYKAITIIQAAREATKRLNRPVVPVFWIAGEDHDWDEVNHTYIMTDEMQQPSKLALHKYTNSRSSVSYTPVSTEEWERSIRILSESLPDSDVKGSILTKIQRCIINTDNLSNAFANLLGDLFGEYGLVLLDSADPSLRKLEAPIFQAMIERNDELGRAYRSAADHIVSLGYNLQADVSDDGANLFYIHNGNRLLLMKQDGKFMDRKGLVTFTEEQLLDMLQVHPERFSNNVLTRPIMQDSLFPVLASVLGQGEIAYWAITRQAFEILNLKMPIILPRMSFTLLDGTQLKYMDKYGITFQDVQYRLAERREQWLSDQDTLNIDETFAEARSAFEKLYEPLINDLGKLEKGLLTLGQNNKGKIIDQISFLEHKSKEALEQKHAAALLQWDRIGTTLFPMGKPQERVYNIYQYLNHYGLSLIKDLMDTTVDYLEEHRVILI; from the coding sequence ATGGAAGTAGTTACTGAGCCCTTACAAGCAGGGTCGGCACTAGCAAATGATTATATTCATCACTATGAGAAAGTTGTACCACTGTACGGTGAGGATTATCATCAAGATATAACTTGGATTGATCGAGTACAGTGGTTGGATAATACAGAAGACAGACGTGTAAACCGACATGCCTTAGTTGATATATTAAAACAGTACAATGAGAAGCATAATTCCCATGCTGCAGTATATACATCCTTACAACTGTTAGAGAAGCCTGGAACACTGGTTGTTACGGGTGGCCAACAAAGTGGATTGTTTACTGGATCATTACTGGTTGTATATAAAGCTATCACTATTATACAAGCTGCAAGAGAAGCAACAAAACGTCTGAATCGTCCTGTAGTGCCCGTATTCTGGATCGCCGGTGAAGATCATGATTGGGATGAGGTGAATCATACTTATATAATGACAGATGAAATGCAACAACCATCTAAATTAGCATTACATAAATATACAAATTCACGATCATCGGTAAGTTACACGCCGGTTTCAACAGAAGAATGGGAACGATCGATTAGAATATTGTCAGAAAGTTTACCTGATAGTGATGTAAAAGGTAGTATTTTAACTAAAATCCAACGATGTATTATAAATACAGATAATTTGAGTAATGCTTTTGCAAATCTATTAGGTGATCTTTTTGGAGAATATGGTCTAGTGTTATTAGATTCTGCTGACCCAAGCTTGCGAAAACTGGAAGCACCTATATTCCAAGCTATGATCGAACGAAATGATGAATTGGGACGCGCTTATCGTTCAGCGGCTGATCACATTGTCTCATTAGGTTATAATTTGCAAGCTGATGTATCGGATGATGGTGCTAATCTATTCTATATTCACAACGGGAATAGATTACTTCTAATGAAACAAGACGGTAAATTTATGGACCGTAAAGGGTTGGTTACCTTTACTGAGGAACAGTTATTGGATATGTTACAGGTTCATCCTGAACGGTTCAGTAATAATGTGCTTACGCGACCGATCATGCAAGATTCTTTATTTCCGGTTCTAGCAAGTGTGTTAGGACAAGGAGAGATTGCTTACTGGGCAATTACTCGGCAAGCTTTTGAAATACTCAATTTGAAAATGCCTATTATATTGCCTAGAATGTCGTTCACATTACTTGATGGTACGCAGCTGAAATATATGGATAAATACGGAATTACATTTCAGGATGTGCAATATCGTTTAGCTGAGAGACGTGAACAATGGTTATCCGACCAGGATACATTAAATATCGATGAGACATTTGCGGAGGCACGAAGTGCTTTTGAAAAATTGTATGAGCCATTAATAAACGATCTGGGAAAACTTGAAAAGGGCTTATTAACTTTGGGACAGAATAATAAGGGGAAGATCATCGATCAAATCTCCTTTTTAGAACATAAATCAAAGGAAGCACTAGAACAAAAACATGCGGCTGCACTACTTCAATGGGATCGAATAGGTACCACTTTATTTCCTATGGGGAAACCTCAGGAGAGAGTATATAACATTTATCAATATTTGAACCACTACGGCTTATCCTTGATTAAAGATTTGATGGATACGACTGTAGATTACTTAGAAGAGCACCGCGTTATTTTAATATAA
- a CDS encoding ABC transporter permease, with amino-acid sequence MAINQTNTSSDQVSLTPEDFRKIGTDEKQSEVIQRESLSAGKDAWLRLCQNKLAITSLIILILIILASIIGPFISEFNYYSNDLLNTNQAPSSIHWFGTDELGRDMFVRTWMGARISLIVGLAAAMIDLIFGVIYGGIMGFFGGRVDEIMNKFSEILYSIPYLLVTILLLVVLEPSLGTIIIALTITGWINMSWIVRGEIIQLKNREFVLASRSMGAGSGRLIFRHLLPNAVGPIIVTLTLSVPSAIFSEAFLSFLGLGVQAPVSSLGSMINDALTGWMYYPWRMLFPAILISLIMLCFNIFGDGLRDALDPKLKK; translated from the coding sequence TTGGCTATTAATCAGACTAATACTTCTTCAGATCAAGTATCACTAACACCTGAAGACTTCCGTAAGATAGGTACCGATGAGAAACAGTCTGAAGTTATTCAGAGAGAAAGTTTATCAGCAGGGAAAGACGCCTGGCTAAGACTTTGTCAGAATAAGCTGGCTATCACTTCCCTAATTATATTGATTTTAATTATTCTAGCATCTATTATTGGACCATTTATTTCTGAATTTAACTATTATTCTAATGATCTGTTAAATACCAATCAAGCTCCTTCTTCTATTCACTGGTTCGGTACAGATGAACTGGGTCGTGATATGTTTGTTCGGACATGGATGGGTGCAAGAATCTCGCTTATCGTTGGTTTAGCAGCTGCTATGATAGACCTTATATTTGGTGTTATTTATGGTGGGATTATGGGCTTCTTCGGTGGACGTGTTGATGAAATTATGAATAAATTCTCAGAAATTCTATACTCGATTCCTTACCTACTGGTAACTATACTCTTGTTGGTCGTACTAGAACCAAGTTTAGGTACGATTATCATTGCCTTGACCATTACGGGTTGGATTAATATGTCGTGGATAGTTCGCGGGGAAATTATTCAATTGAAGAATCGAGAGTTCGTATTAGCCTCTCGTTCCATGGGGGCAGGATCAGGCCGTCTAATCTTCCGTCATCTTCTTCCTAATGCGGTTGGACCTATCATTGTCACATTAACATTATCTGTCCCAAGTGCTATATTCTCAGAAGCTTTCTTGAGTTTCTTGGGTCTTGGTGTTCAAGCACCAGTGTCATCATTAGGATCCATGATTAATGATGCACTCACAGGTTGGATGTATTATCCATGGCGGATGTTATTCCCTGCCATTCTAATAAGTTTAATTATGCTTTGTTTTAATATTTTCGGTGACGGTCTACGTGACGCACTAGATCCTAAATTAAAGAAATAG
- a CDS encoding adenosylhomocysteinase produces the protein MNSRSLENSIVKDMALAPEGHLKIDWVEAHMPVLNRIRKQFEAEQPFKGLKVAISLHLEAKTAYLAKVVQAGGAEVTIAGSNPLSTQDDVCAALVEDGVTVLAKHNPEPAEYKEMLIRLLEIKPDLIIDDGGDLVTILHTERPDLLVNIRGGAEETTTGIIRLKAMQKDGILKLPMVAVNDAYCKYLFDNRYGTGQSVFDAINRTTNLVVAGKTVVVVGYGWCGKGVAMRAKGLGAKVIVTEVKPIRAVEAHMDGFEVMPMVEAAKLGDFFVTVTGNRDVITGEHYDVMKDGAILANAGHFDVEVNKPELLARSSSVRTVRRNIEEYQFKDGRKMYLIAEGRLVNLGAGDGHPAEIMDMTFSLQAMSLKYVNENYEQLGKEVLSVPFEIDEQVASFKLESLGITLDTLSTEQVTYLDSWNTN, from the coding sequence ATGAATTCAAGATCATTAGAGAACAGTATTGTAAAAGATATGGCATTAGCCCCGGAAGGGCATTTAAAGATTGATTGGGTTGAGGCTCATATGCCGGTGCTTAATCGAATACGCAAGCAGTTTGAAGCTGAACAACCTTTTAAAGGGTTGAAAGTAGCAATATCACTTCATTTAGAAGCGAAGACAGCGTATTTAGCTAAGGTTGTACAAGCAGGTGGGGCTGAAGTTACAATTGCAGGTAGTAATCCTCTGTCTACACAGGATGATGTATGTGCTGCATTAGTAGAAGATGGTGTGACCGTGCTTGCCAAACATAATCCAGAGCCTGCGGAATATAAAGAAATGTTAATTCGGTTGTTGGAGATTAAACCGGATCTTATTATTGATGATGGTGGCGACCTCGTGACTATTCTGCATACGGAACGTCCGGATCTTCTTGTTAACATTCGGGGTGGGGCTGAAGAGACGACAACGGGTATTATAAGATTAAAAGCTATGCAGAAGGACGGGATATTGAAACTACCTATGGTTGCCGTCAATGACGCTTACTGTAAATATCTCTTTGATAACCGCTATGGAACGGGTCAGTCTGTATTTGATGCGATTAATCGTACAACGAACTTAGTCGTAGCTGGAAAGACAGTTGTTGTTGTGGGATATGGCTGGTGTGGAAAGGGAGTTGCCATGCGAGCGAAGGGGCTCGGTGCGAAAGTTATTGTAACTGAAGTGAAACCAATTCGGGCTGTAGAAGCACATATGGATGGATTTGAAGTGATGCCTATGGTTGAAGCCGCTAAACTTGGAGATTTCTTTGTTACCGTTACAGGTAATCGCGATGTGATCACAGGTGAGCATTATGACGTCATGAAGGATGGAGCGATCCTTGCAAATGCGGGACATTTTGATGTAGAAGTGAACAAACCTGAACTTCTTGCTCGTTCAAGTTCTGTACGAACCGTTCGTAGGAATATTGAGGAATATCAATTTAAGGATGGTCGTAAAATGTATTTAATTGCTGAAGGGCGATTAGTGAATTTAGGTGCAGGTGATGGTCATCCAGCAGAAATCATGGATATGACATTTTCATTGCAGGCAATGTCTCTTAAATATGTAAATGAAAATTACGAACAATTAGGTAAAGAGGTTCTGAGTGTGCCATTTGAGATTGATGAACAAGTAGCGAGCTTCAAATTAGAGAGTTTAGGAATTACGTTGGATACTTTAAGTACAGAACAAGTGACCTACTTAGACAGTTGGAACACCAACTGA
- the mraZ gene encoding division/cell wall cluster transcriptional repressor MraZ produces the protein MFMGEYQHSIDDKGRIIIPVKFRELLGTSFVVTRGLDHCLFVYPRDEWTLLEQKLKTLPLMKSEARAFTRFFFSGATECEWDKQGRVNLPSNLRDYAKLDKECVVLGVSNRMEIWSKSTWSEYYEQSEETFNDIAETLVDFNFDF, from the coding sequence ATGTTTATGGGAGAATATCAACATAGCATTGATGATAAAGGCCGGATTATCATCCCGGTTAAATTCCGTGAACTTCTGGGGACCTCATTTGTAGTTACTCGTGGTTTAGATCATTGTCTATTCGTATATCCAAGAGATGAATGGACATTATTAGAGCAGAAGCTTAAAACGCTACCTCTGATGAAATCCGAGGCACGTGCTTTCACTAGATTTTTTTTCTCAGGTGCTACTGAATGCGAATGGGATAAACAGGGTAGGGTAAACTTACCGAGTAACCTTAGAGATTACGCTAAATTGGACAAGGAATGTGTTGTACTTGGCGTCTCCAATCGTATGGAAATATGGAGTAAGTCCACTTGGAGTGAATACTACGAACAATCTGAAGAAACATTTAATGATATTGCAGAGACATTAGTCGACTTTAATTTTGATTTTTAA
- a CDS encoding ABC transporter ATP-binding protein — protein sequence MSQPLIQVNGLKKYFNVGKGSVLKAVDDINFTINEGETLGMVGESGCGKSTAGRTILRLYEPTAGSVNFNGTDIYNLSPNKMKAMRRDMQMIFQDPYASLNPRFTVSDIIGEAFDIHKLTDSHKERKKKIEELLDMVGLNPDHATRYPHEFSGGQRQRIGIARALAVNPKFIICDEPISALDVSIQAQVVNLLKDLQDRLGLTYLFIAHDLSMVKHISDRVAVMYLGKIVELAESEELYSNPIHPYTQTLLSAIPIPDPEVEANKKRIIMNDDLSGPIHSAKGSNDGSQFNLSESKLVEVSKGHWVATPYA from the coding sequence ATGAGTCAACCATTAATTCAGGTCAATGGATTAAAGAAATATTTCAATGTAGGCAAAGGCAGTGTACTTAAAGCTGTTGATGATATTAACTTCACTATCAATGAAGGTGAAACATTAGGAATGGTAGGAGAATCTGGCTGTGGTAAGTCGACAGCGGGACGCACAATCCTTCGACTATATGAACCAACTGCAGGTAGTGTTAATTTTAATGGTACTGATATATATAACCTTTCACCGAATAAAATGAAGGCTATGCGTCGGGATATGCAGATGATATTCCAGGATCCTTACGCATCGCTTAACCCTAGATTCACGGTATCTGATATTATTGGTGAGGCATTTGATATTCATAAGTTAACCGATAGTCATAAAGAACGTAAGAAAAAGATTGAAGAATTGTTGGATATGGTAGGACTTAATCCAGATCACGCTACCCGTTATCCGCATGAATTCTCCGGGGGACAACGTCAACGTATTGGAATAGCTCGTGCACTTGCAGTGAATCCAAAGTTCATTATTTGTGATGAGCCAATTTCTGCGCTAGACGTATCTATTCAAGCACAGGTTGTAAATCTTCTTAAAGATCTACAAGACCGTTTAGGTTTGACCTATTTATTCATCGCGCATGATTTATCTATGGTTAAGCATATCAGTGACCGTGTAGCTGTTATGTATTTAGGGAAAATAGTTGAATTGGCTGAAAGTGAAGAATTATATAGCAATCCTATTCATCCATATACCCAAACACTACTATCAGCTATTCCAATTCCAGATCCAGAGGTAGAAGCGAACAAGAAGCGGATTATCATGAATGATGATCTTTCAGGCCCTATCCATTCAGCCAAAGGTTCAAATGATGGCAGTCAATTTAACTTGTCAGAATCGAAGTTGGTTGAAGTATCGAAAGGGCATTGGGTTGCAACACCTTATGCTTGA
- a CDS encoding ABC transporter ATP-binding protein, whose translation MEPILQVKDLHVSFHVNGGEVQAVRGMNFEIGKGETVAIVGESGSGKSVTAQTIMRLIPSPPSRIKNGEIIFQGQNLLNKTNKQMEAIRGKDIGMIFQDPMSSLNPTIRVGKQITEVMMKHQNMSASEAKKEAIDMLKLVGIKNAEARFSQYPHEFSGGMRQRVMIAIALACRPALLIADEPTTALDVTIQAQILDVMKEMQQRLGTSIILITHDLGVVAGMCDRVIVMYAGEVVETGTVMEIFKNPQHPYTKGLLRSMPRLDQKKGEPLIPIIGTPPDLIKPPLGCSFCARCDEAMKVCETMSPESTVFSETHFARCWNLHPMAQEGESL comes from the coding sequence ATGGAGCCGATCCTACAAGTGAAAGACTTGCATGTATCATTTCATGTGAATGGCGGAGAAGTTCAGGCTGTGCGCGGTATGAACTTTGAAATTGGAAAAGGTGAAACGGTGGCAATCGTCGGAGAGTCAGGTAGTGGTAAAAGTGTAACTGCTCAGACAATTATGCGTTTAATTCCTTCACCGCCTTCACGTATTAAAAATGGCGAAATTATTTTTCAAGGACAAAACCTTTTAAATAAAACAAATAAACAGATGGAAGCCATTCGTGGTAAAGACATCGGCATGATTTTCCAAGATCCCATGTCTTCCTTAAACCCTACGATTAGAGTAGGTAAACAAATTACGGAAGTTATGATGAAGCATCAGAATATGTCCGCGAGTGAAGCCAAAAAAGAAGCTATTGATATGTTGAAGCTTGTTGGGATAAAAAATGCGGAAGCTCGCTTTAGTCAGTATCCACATGAATTCTCCGGAGGGATGCGTCAACGTGTCATGATAGCTATTGCGCTAGCATGCCGACCTGCACTTCTGATTGCGGATGAACCAACTACAGCTTTAGATGTGACGATTCAGGCTCAGATCCTGGATGTAATGAAAGAAATGCAACAACGTTTAGGGACATCCATTATTCTAATTACACATGATCTTGGGGTAGTAGCAGGGATGTGTGATCGGGTTATCGTTATGTATGCAGGTGAAGTGGTAGAGACAGGTACGGTTATGGAAATATTCAAGAATCCACAACATCCTTATACAAAGGGACTTTTACGTTCGATGCCAAGACTTGATCAGAAGAAAGGTGAGCCGCTTATTCCGATTATTGGAACACCACCAGATTTGATCAAACCACCACTTGGTTGTTCGTTCTGTGCTCGCTGTGACGAGGCAATGAAAGTCTGCGAAACTATGTCTCCAGAGTCAACCGTTTTTAGTGAGACACACTTTGCACGTTGTTGGAATTTGCATCCCATGGCTCAGGAGGGTGAATCGCTATGA
- the rsmH gene encoding 16S rRNA (cytosine(1402)-N(4))-methyltransferase RsmH has protein sequence MFHHITVLKEEAAEGLNIKKDGIYVDCTLGGAGHSSLIASKLGEFGRLIGLDQDDWALEHAKTKLAPYSDRISLVKTNFRYLEETLKGESIPEKDGIPQVDGILFDLGVSSPQLDEGERGFSYNHDAPLDMRMDQSSELTADIIINSWSEQEIARVLFQYGEEKFSRRIAKLIVAQREKQRIQSTGELVEIIKEGIPAAARRTGGHPAKRSFQALRIAVNDELGAFEEGLHQAVRCLAPGGRVSVITFHSLEDRICKQILSSYVARCTCPPDFPMCVCGHIGQVKLINRKPIAPSELELEENSRSRSAKLRVAEKL, from the coding sequence TTGTTTCATCACATTACGGTGCTTAAAGAAGAAGCGGCAGAAGGACTAAATATCAAGAAAGATGGTATTTATGTCGATTGTACATTAGGTGGTGCAGGGCATAGTTCCTTAATCGCATCTAAGCTTGGAGAGTTCGGAAGGTTAATCGGCCTCGATCAAGATGACTGGGCACTAGAACATGCAAAGACCAAATTAGCACCATATAGCGATCGTATTTCATTAGTGAAAACAAACTTTCGTTATTTAGAGGAGACATTAAAGGGAGAATCAATCCCGGAGAAAGACGGAATTCCTCAAGTAGATGGTATTTTATTCGATCTAGGAGTCTCTTCACCTCAGTTAGATGAAGGTGAGCGCGGTTTTAGTTATAACCATGATGCACCGTTAGATATGCGGATGGATCAATCCTCAGAACTCACAGCAGACATTATTATCAATTCATGGTCAGAGCAAGAAATCGCTAGAGTGTTATTCCAATATGGTGAGGAAAAGTTCTCACGCCGAATTGCTAAATTGATTGTTGCACAACGTGAGAAACAACGTATTCAATCAACGGGAGAATTGGTTGAGATTATTAAAGAAGGTATACCAGCTGCCGCAAGAAGAACAGGTGGACATCCCGCGAAGCGGAGTTTCCAAGCACTACGTATAGCTGTAAATGATGAGCTTGGAGCTTTTGAAGAGGGATTACATCAAGCAGTACGCTGTTTGGCACCTGGGGGTAGAGTGTCTGTCATTACTTTTCATTCTTTAGAGGATCGGATTTGTAAGCAGATTCTAAGTAGCTATGTTGCAAGATGTACATGTCCACCTGATTTTCCAATGTGTGTGTGTGGTCATATTGGTCAAGTCAAACTTATTAATCGTAAACCCATCGCTCCAAGTGAATTGGAACTTGAGGAAAATTCTCGTTCGAGATCAGCTAAACTGCGGGTTGCAGAAAAATTATAA